The Filimonas lacunae genomic sequence TGCCTTTGTTAACAGCAGCAACCGTCAGGTAGACCTGTCTGCCAGCGGTGGTAATGATCGCACAAAATATTACGTTGGCGGAACTTATTACGATGAGCAGTCCACAGGAGTAAACAACCGGCTGAAACGAGGTTCATTGCGCCTGAATCTGACCAGTAATGTTACCGACCGCCTACAGTTAAACGTATCTATTAATGGGATCATGAATGATGGTAACCGGGATGTAGGATTGAACGCTGCCCCACTGCTTTATTTATTTCCCTGGGCCAATCCATATAATGCAGATGGATCTTTGAAACCTTATCTTTTATACAAGGTGAATGGTGCCACACAACAGCGCGCAAACCCCTTGTTTGAAAATCAGTATAACTTCAACCGCCTGCGTTCGCAATTGTTATTCGGGAGTATCCGGTTACAATATAAGATCACAGATTGGCTCACCTTTTCCACCACCAATAGTGGTAACCTGAATTATTCTAAAAATGAAACTTACTACGATGTAAGATCGTTTACAGGATCGGGGCAATTTTGGTCATCACAGGGCTTCCTGGGTACCAATACCAGTTATCTGTATTCTTTTCTTACTTCCAATCAGCTGAACATGCGGAAGAGTTTCGGAGAACATAGTATTACAGCCCTTGCGGCAATGGAATATGGCAAAACTACAGCAGAGGATATGCTGGTGAATGTAAATCATGTTCCTGCCGGTTATCCGGTAATTACCCTTGCCGGACAGCTGGGTGGATCGTTTGATCTTTCTTCCTACGGTATTCCATCTACAAAAGCAGGAAATCTGGATGGTGGTAAGGAGCAGCAGGCGGTTTATTCAGTATTTGGTGAAGCAGCTTATACTTTTAAAAGAAGATATAGCGTTAGCGCATCTGTTCGTACGGATGCATCCAGCAACTTCGGAAGGGATCAGCGTTATGGCACTTTCTTTTCTACCGGAGGTGCCTGGGTTTTAAGTGAAGAGCAATTTCTGAAAAGTTGCAAAGCTATAAACAACCTGAAATTACGGGCTAACTATGGCACCAGTGGCTCCCAGTTAGGGGATAACTTTCTTACACAAACCCTGTATCAGCCCGGAAGCATTTATGGCGGGCAGGCAGCCTCTACAATTGCGATTTTAGGCAACCCCAGCCTGCGTTGGGAGGTAACCCGCACAGTAAGTACGGGATTAGATGTAGGATTGTGGAATCGTTTCAATGCATCAGTTGATTTTTATAACCGCGATTCCAGAGATCTTTTGCAAAAGGTAACACTGCCGGCAGTAGCAGGTTTCCGAACCCAATGGCGTAATGTAGCTGCCGTACGTAATCGCGGTATAGAACTGCTTATCAATTCAACCAATGTGCGCAATAAAAATTTTCAATGGACATCGTCTTTCAATATCAGTTATAATACTAATAGTATTATAAAAGTAGCAGATGATTCTCTTAAGCAGGGGTATTCTACAGGTACCTATTATTTGTACAAAGGAGAAGATATTAATGCGATGAAAGCCATCAGATATTCGGGGGTTGATGCGCAGACTGGCAAGCCATTGTTTGAAAAACTGCTATTTGATGAAAAAGGTAATATAGCCGGAAAGCAATATGTGAACACAGTAGCAGAAGTGGGTGGCCAAAGTGATCCAAGACAATTTCAGACACTGGGTAGTTTTCGTCCGCGCTATTTTGGAGGATTGACCAATACTTTTACCTATAAGCAGTTTTCTCTGAATGTACTGATAACGTATGCATTCAAATATATTGTGAATGATTACAATTCTAGTTTTCAGCAAGGTAGCTATATTCCCTCAGTGACTCAGCTGGCTTTCAGAAGCAATCAGAAAGTATGGACACAACCTGGGCAGGCAGATGCCACCGAACCTATGTTGTATTACCATTCCAACACTTCTTATTATGCTTCGTCCAAATCCATGCACGATGGAAGTCACGCACGTCTTAGGAGTATACGTCTGGGATATGAGCTGTCTTCTTTCATGACAAATAAATTAAGGATTAGCGGAATGACGCTGTATGTAAGTGCGGATAATCTCTGGACAGTGTATTCGAAAAATTTGCTGGCTGCTGACCCTGAAGGCCCTTCTGTAGGAGAAGCCCAAAGTTTCGGCAATTCTGTTGGCGCTGGCCTTGGCGCTCCACGCCGATATGTATTCGGAGTTCAGGTTATTTTTTAGCATTCAAGCAAAAGCTTATAAAATGAAACATTGCATAATACTTATACTGATTATATTTCTTTTAACCGGATGCAACAAGCAAATCGATGAAATACGTCCGCTGACTAAAATTGATCAGAAGGGAGAACTTTCGTCTGTGGCGGGCATTGTAGAAACAACCGTTGGTAACTATACTTACCTCAATGGCAGTGATAGAATCTATTACAGCATGGTTTTACAGGATCTTTGCGAAAACAGGGGAGATAATGTAACACTGCAGGATTGGGCGCCGGTAGGTCAGTATACAGACGCTTTCTACTTCAGAAATAGTACAGGGCTTGCAGCTGGTTCCAGCGCTGATTTTTACCGTGGATCGTACCAGTTGATTATAAGTGCTAATTTAACCCTGGAAGGTATTCAGGAATTTAAGACATCCACATTTGCTTCACTGACAGAAGCGGACAGGAATAAGGTGACTTATGCGGAAGGGGAGAACAGATTTCTGCGTGCCTTTACATATTTCAATCTGGTTCGTATTTACGGAAAGCCCTACTACCAGGCCAACGCACAGGATCTGGCTGTTCCGCTGAAAACAAGTACGGACATAACTGATATACCTGCCCGTTCTTCTGTAAAGAATTTGTATGCATTTATTGTCAGTGAACTCAAATCAGCAGCAGAGCTTATGAAAGCCCCTGTAACTAAAACCAATTCGTTTGCAAGCACCGCGTCAGCCTGGGCGTTGTTGTCAAGGGTATACCTGTATATGGGAGGTTCAATAGACAGTCCTGACGCCGCTTCCAATCAACTGGCGATTACCTATGCAGATAGTGTTATAGCGCAAACCAGTGGCAAATATGACCTTTTACAGGGAACAGATTATATCAATATGTTGGGGGATGATGAAACGGGAGCACTTGGCCGTTCTGTATTCGCTTCCAATAAGGAGATCATCTTTGCTTATGATAATACAACTACCGGTGGTAGTCCAATCGGTTTATTATATCATTATTACCCTTCAGATGGGTTGGGAGCAATATTTGTTCCATCGGCAGAGTTGAAATCTTTATATACATCCATTGACCTCCGCAGCACGTTTTTTAAAGTTAATACAGCTTCCGGAAAAGTGGAAACTACCAAATGGCTTTGCCTGAATCAGGGCGGTACTACGCTGGCGCCTTGTATTTACTTTCGGCTGGCGGAAGTGTATCTGAACCGATCAGAGGCTTATGCCAAACTGAATAACGTAAGTAATGCAAAGGCTGATTTGAAACTGATTCATCAGCGTGCCGGTCTTTCTGGAACAGAAGTGGATAATCTGGCAGATGCGGCTGTGCTGGATGCTATCCTGAAAGAGAGACGCATGGAACTTGCATTTGAGGGACATTGCAGCTTTGATTATTTCCGTAACGGACTTCCTATGACCAGAGATGCAGCAGATTACAACGGTGTTGCTCTTACTATTCAGCCTACAGATAATAATGTTGTATTTGCAATACCTAATCAGTAAGTATTTAGTCAACAGAACCATATCGTAACAAGGTAAGTGTAATTCAACACATGAATGTATGACAGATTCATGTGGGTATATCCTATTGCCTTTTAACTCTATTCAGGAATTTTAAAAAATATAAGAATGTCTCAAAATTTAATGAAGCCAGGGAAGTGTATACTGGCATGTGTAATGTTGCTTGTGTTGAACGCAAAATTGTCTGCACAGGAAAATAAAGCCAATTTAGGTATAGGTGATAGAGTGCCTGCATTTAAATACGGGTTGTGTTTAAAAGGGGCGCCAGTTAAAAAATTTGAAAAAGGCCATCTGTACTTGTTTGAATTTTGGGCTACCTGGTGTGGGCCATGTATCGCATCCATGCCGCACCTGTCGGAGTTTGCAAAAAAACATAAGCAGGATGCAACTGTTATTGCGGTTAATATCTGGGAAAGTAGCCATGGAAAAAATTCCTACGAATCTACCTGGCCTAAGATTACAAAGTTTGTAAAAGGAATGGGAGAAAATATGGGATTCAATGTGGTTACGGATAGTAAAGATCAGTTCATGGGTAATAAATGGATGAAGGCGGCAGGTCAGGATGGAATACCTTGTACTTTCATTGTGAAAGACAGTGTAATTCTTTGGATAGGGCACCCCATTGAACTAGACTCTATAGTAGAGCTGGTAAACAGCGGTCACTATGATCCGGTGGCTACTAAAAAGGAAACTGAAGCAAGGCAGGCTAAGTCTGATTCTATTGCTGGTATTTATAAGAAATATTACGATTCTTATGAAAAGGCGATAGCAGATAAAAAGTATGATCTGGCCATGCAAATATTAGATTCCGGAAGTATTGCGGCTCCTGACTTTAAGGGAACTTTTGGCTTTTTCAAATTTATGGCCCTGCTCGAAGTTCGTCCGGATACTGCCTTGGCCTTTGTGAAAGAATGGCAAAAATCCGGCCCGGGGTATGTGGGTTCTGTTGCAGCAGTTATTGCTAAGAAAAAGGGGCTGCCATACGATTTATATGAGTATGCCCTGGAGTCGTGGGAATCACTGCTGAGCAACCCACAGATGCCGACGTCGATGGTATATGAGAACAAGGCCATGTTGTATGCGAATATGGAGGATTACAAAAAAGCAGTTGAAAACCAGGAGAAGGCCATTGCCGAAGGTAAACAGGCTATAAAGGATAAAAAGTTTATTGGGTTCATCATGGATGATACTATCAAAGGATATGAAAAGGTTTTAAGTGAGTATAAGTCTAAATTGAAATAGTATTTTTTAATTAGGGGGTGAGATATTCTTCTCCAACATGGAACAGGAATAGCCGGGCAAACACAATTTGCCTGGCTTTCTTTATCCTCCGAACGAAGTGTGTTCACATAGGATTCGGGAAAATTTAAATATTTAGTCGAGCTTTTTGGAGGGTGCACCTAGGTTTTGGTGCAACCGATAACGTACCAGATTTACCGGCATACCTTTAATTATAAAAAGCAACAGATCAGCAGGGGAAATGAGGTTTTTGAATTGTAGCGACCTGTTGCAGTTGTCAGCTCCTGCCATTTTCTATCAGGAAATAAAGCGGTTTATCAATCCGGCAACATAAGCGTGATGCTCTTCCAGTAAAAAGTGGCCCCCATCAATTTGAATGATCTCTGCATTGGGCAGGTCTTTTCTATAAGCTTCTCCGCCTGGAGCTATAAACAGCGCATCGTTTTTCCCCCATACTACCATTGTTTTAGGCTGGTGCTTTTTGAAATACGCATGCCATTCATCGTACAGCGCCAGGTTGTTGCCATAATCGAGGAAAAGCGCCAGTTGTATTTCATCGTTGCCTGCGCGGTCGAGATAGTATTGATCGGTTATATAACTATCCGGGCTTATCCGGGCCTGATCATGAGCGCCATTCAGGTATAACCATCGGGTAGCTTCCAACGTGAGAAAAAAGCGGGCTGCTTGCTCATGCGCTGCATCAGGTTGTTGAATGTAGGTAATCAATGGCTCCAGTGCGTCTCCTAGCCCTTCATTATAGGCATTGGCATTTTGTATGATCAATGACTGAATCAGTTGCGGACGGCGGGTGGCAATCCGTAACCCTATAGGACCACCGTAATCCTGGATATATAGGTTGATATCCCTGAGTTGCAGGTGATCAATAAAGCGTTCCATGATAACTGATAAATTGTCGAATGTATACGAGAACTGCTTTATGCCAGGCATGCTGCTTTGACCAAACCCCGGGTAGTCAGGAGCTATAATATGGTATGCTTCGGATAGATCAGCAATAAGATCTCTGTACATATGCGACGAAGAAGGGAAGCCATGTAGTAACAATAATAGCGGGCGTTCTGCAGTTCCGGCTTCACGATAAAAAATTTCTAGCCCATCTATTGCTGCTGTTTTGTAAAGTATTTGCTCTTTCATAATAATAATTGTTATGACCTGATTGATCCATCAAAAGTGAGCAAAAGGGTGTGATCAGGTAAATAACTTATGTTATAGAACCTATCAGTTTTTTAATTGATCCTGCCCTTTCCATCATCGTCATTGTGTTAAAAGATTGCAGAGTTTTGTTGTGAAATAAAACACACAACATGATGTATTTAAAAAAAAAGACGGCAGTGATAGCGTCTATGTTATGGCTGGTGCTATTGGCTAGCTGTTCGGCTCCGGGTAAAGAGAGCAATGGTACGGCTGACTATTTTGTTACAGATACAACTACTGTACAAACAGGCGGCGCTAAGATGGTACCCATCACTACTCGTAAAGGCGTATTCCATGTATGGACAAAACGCATTGGTAATAATCCCAACATAAAAGTGATGCTATTGTCTGGCGGACCTGGTTTTCCTCACGATTACCTGGAAGTGTTTGAAAGCTATTTCCCTGGTCAGGGAATTGAGTTTTATTATTATGATGAAATGGGTAATGGCAACAGTGACAAACCGGGTGATAGCAGCCGCTACAATGTAGCCAGTGCTGTGGAGGAGTTGGAGCTGGTAAGGCAGGCACTACACCTGGATAAAGAAAACTTTTATCTGTTTGGTCATTCGTGGGGTGGTTTATTAGCTATGGAGTACGCTGCGAAATACCAACGGCACCTGAAGGCGATCATTGTATCGAACATGGTAGCAAGCGGCCAGGAGTTTAACCGCTATATTCAACAAGTGCTGGTGAAAGAAATACCGAAGGTTGAGATGGATACCATCAATGCTATCTCTGCCAGAAACGATTATGGCAATCCGAAATATATGGAGCTTGTGATGAAGAATTTTTATGCGCAGCATATTTGCCGCATGCCATTGGAACAATGGCCTGAGCCTCTTAACAGGGCGCTTGGTAAATTGAATGCACCTTATTATATGGCTTTACAAGGCCCCAGTGAATTAGGTATTATTGGCAGTTTACGCAACTGGGATATAAGCACCCGATTAAAAGATATTACAATACCTGCACTGTTTATAGGTGCAAAATATGACGAAATGGATCCTGAACATATCAAGTGGATGAGCCAGCAAGTACAGCATGGACAGTTTTTATACTGTGCCAATGGTAGCCACCTCAGCATGTACGATCAGCAGTCATTTTACATGAACGGCGTTATCCATTTTATAAAGGAGGTGAATAATACCCCTTAATATATAGTTAAAAGCCTTCGGATATATCCGAAGGCTTTTAACTAAAACGCTGCCTGAAGGGTTACACCGGTAAAAACATAATAAAAATTAGTGTTTTAGCATCTCATGTGCATATTGAATGCCGATGCCATAGGCGCCACCATATTTTTTAATAAGATCGGTTACGCCTTTATAGGTTTCACTTCTGGCCCAGTCGCGTTGCAGTTCCAGTATGTATTGCATGGCTGTCATTGGTTTTACACCGGCCTGTATCATCCTGCTAATCGCCATGTCGTGCGCCTCTTTGCTAACGTCGCCGCAGGCATCGGTAATTACGTATACATCATAACCATCTGCCTTAGCTGATAAAGCCGGCCCTACTATACACACACTTGTCCATAACCCGGCAAAAATGAGTTTCTTTTGATTTTTGGCGGTGATGGCTTTGTGCGCATTTACATCTTCCCAGCAATTCATCGTGGTTCTGTTGATATAACCAGTAGCGGGATAGAATTCTGTTATTTCACTAAAAACAGGACCGCTAAAGGATTTGGCTGCAACAGTAGTTACCACGGTGGGTATGTTGAATATTTTGGATGAACCAGCTACAATTGCTGCATTACTACGCAATTCGGTAATGCTGATATTCTTTGTAGCAAAACCCATCTGACTTTGGTGATCTACCAGCACCAATGCATGATTGGTGGGTGTTAATAGTTCTGAAGAAGGTTTTTGGGAATAGCCCTGTACGGAAATGGCTGCCATCATAAATAGGGTGGCCATCGATTGAATTGTCTTTCTCATTATTGGAACTTTTAATGGAGCGTGTATAAATTGTTTGTTTGGTTTCTTAAAACTTTTCTACAATAGCAACTCCTGCAATGATCAATAGCACACCCAGGCCACGCCATACATTGATAGGGTGTGGTACTGCCACCAGGATGTTATAATGATCTAGTAATACGGAGATGATCACCTGGCCGGCTACTACCAATCCAAACGTAAGCGCCATGCCTAATTTAGGAAGTGCCATCATGCTTGCGGTAATAAACAAAGCGCCAATGATACCGCCGCCTGTTATGGAAGTAATAGAACTGCCCTTCAACAGTTGCCAGGAAAGCGTTTCTTTGGTGAAGGGGATATAAATTGCCATAGCGATTGCGCCTACCATAAAACAGATCATAGAGGCGTATAGAGGGCTCGCCAATGACTTGGCGAGCTTTGCATTAAGGCCACCCTGTACAGGTAACAGGGTGCCGCATAAGAAGATCAGCAGTAGCCAGACTATTCTCATGGTTTTGTTTTTTGTTTTATTTTTTCTATTTCTGCTTCCAATTGTGCAATGTATTCATGCTGTGATGCAAAGGCTTTATTGATCTCCTCCATGGTGTACCGGGGTGTTATGTGTTGCGGACAGTTCCAATCGTAGGCGGCTATCTCAAATACCATCATTCTTTCCGGGCGAAACTGATACTCCTCCAGGTCAAGTTGTGCATACAGCGCAGGATCGTCTTCGAGTTCAACGATCCTGGCTTTGGCGTATAATTTCAATCTTGCTCTTGTCGGATAATCGACCATGATCAACGACACGTTGTTATTGGTAGCCAGGTTGCCCACAGTAATGTATTGGCCATTCCCTTTAAAATCAATAATGCCCAATCGTTTTGTGTCCAGCACTTTAATAAATCCCCTGGGGCCTCCTCTATGTTGTATATAGGGATAGCCATTTTCACCAATGGTGGCTATGTAAAAACTATCTTGCCCTGAGATAAAAACAATCTCCTGCTCCGTCATGCCATCCACCTCACTTCTCTTTTCATGACGGGCATAGCTTTTACGGCTGCCTAGTTTTTCCTGCATGTCTTTCACCGCATCTGTAAATGCCAGGGATGCATAATTCATTGCCATTTAACATTGCTTTTATTATAATCAGGCATGCGCAGTATCCTTACCGGGGTCTTGCGCCAAAACCTTATCCCAGAGCGAATCGCCGCACTCGTCAGGTATAACTACGTCTTTACCTACTTTCCTGTCTAAGAAGTTCCGGATGGTGGTTGTGATTTCATCGCCAAAACTTTCGAGCGCGAAATGCCCTGTTGGATATAAATGGAATTCAAGATTCTTTACATCTTTTTTAAATGCTTCTGCGCCAACGCCGGGAAAAATGTAATCGTCTTTACCATATACAATTAACATTTCAGGATTTTTTGTGCGCAGGTATTCCTGCCATTTGGGGTACTGTTTTACGTTATTCTGGTAATCGTAAAAGAGTTGAATTTGTATGTCATCATTTTCGGGGCGTTGTAGATGCCGTAAGTCAACCTCCCAGTTGTCGGGTGATATAACACTGGCATCCGGCACATGATGGGTGTATTGCCATTTCAAACCATCGGGGCTATGAAATGCCTGGCAAGCCTTGATGGCATCCTGATCATTACGATTTTTCCAAAGGGCTTTAATAGGGTCCCAAAAGGTTTCTAATCCTTCTTCATAGCAACAGCCATTTTGTACAATAATTGTTTCTATCCTGTCGGGATGTTTAGAGGCAATAGTCCAGCCAACGGGAGCGCCATAGTCCATCAGGTATACACTAAACTTTTCAATGTTGAGGTGCTCCAGCAATGCTTCCATGATTTTGGCATAGTTGGCAAAACTGTATTCAAAATCGGCCATAAGAGGTTGCTCGCTTCTGCCGTAACCGGGATAGTCCGGGGCAATCAGGTGATACTTATCTGACAGATCATTGATCAGGTTGCGGTACATATGCGATGATGTTGGATAGCCATGCAACAAGAATAATACGGGTGCATCTGCTGGCCCTGCTTCTCTGTAGAAAATATCTACTCCATTAATCTTTACTACATGGTAGTGTGTTTTGTTCTTCATTGTGTTTGTTTTCAACAAAACTCTCATCATTCACTTGATTTATAAAATCACTGTAGTAATCAGTAGTATCAAAAATGTAATAGCTGTGCAGGTGTCTATTAAAATTTTAAGAGGATCATTCAACCAGGTTATTTGTTTGATGATGGTTAGTTGCTCAATTTTATACTGTAATATTTTTATAACTATTATTAATGTAAACATTATGAATGCAAAGTATTTAGTAGCAGGAATAACCGGAACGGCGCTGGCGGCTATGAGCTTGTCCGTTATGTCCTTCGTAAACGCCCCTAAAAAAGTGATGTCTTCTAATGAAAGCGACAAGCCAACGATCGTACTGGTTCATGGCGCTTTTGCTGATGGTTCATCCTGGAATAAAGTGATACCCATTTTGCAGAAAAAAGGATACCGGGTAATGGCTGTTCAAAACCCACTAACCTCCTTAAACGATGATGTGGCCTTTGTGGAACGCGCGATAGCAGAGGCTCCGGGAAAGGTGATATTGGTAGGGCATTCATGGGGAGGTGTAGTTATTACCCAGGCTGGTAATAACGAAAAAGTAAAATCATTGGTGTATGTAGCGGCTTATGCGCCGGGAGAGGGGCAGAGTGTGGAAAGCATTAGCAGGGATGCGCACGAAGCAAGAAAAATTCCTAATGTGCCGGGGTTAGCAGACCCGATCGTAACGGATGGTTATATCCGGCTTAAAGAAGAAACGGTTATCAACCATTTTGCACAGGATCTTCCACAGCAGGAGGCAAAGATTATTGCAGCAGGACAAGGGCGTTTTCATGTTAGTACTATAGGCGCCAAAGTGTCAAATCCTGCATGGAAAAACAAGCCAAGTTATTTCATCGTGTCGGATAATGATCATATGATATCGCCACAGTTGGAAACCGAAATGGCAGAGAACATTCATGCCACCACCTATCACCTTGCTGCAAGTCACGTAGCCATGCTTTCAAAACCTGAAAAAGTTGCTGAAGTGATTCTTACTGCGGCGCAAAAGGAATAAGGTGATGATACCCTTTTTCAAAGGGCGGTTCTTTTATAGACGTTTGCAGGAATATTAATACAGGTTGAAGCGCCGGCTCCTGCAGGTGATACCGGAATGTATCCCAGTCGCGGAATTGCTTACACACTACAAACCTGGTTTTGTTGTTAATTACCTGGCTAAGCTGATAAAATAGTACACCGGGAGCTTCCTGTAACACTGGTGCCAGGTTACGGTTGATGGATATGAATTGTTTTTCAGTGCCGGCCTTTACGTCTATAAACAGCATAATGGTTAACGCATCCTGGTTTACTTCTTTGGAAAACGACTCCAGTTCTTTTACAAAAGTAGTTTCAGGTGGCGATGATAAGCCCATCTTTGTGAAAGCACCGACGGCCTTTGCGTCGGTGCTCTTTTTATTTTGCTTATAGAAGGTATGACTGCTCCATCTTTCTACAATCCACATGATACACGCATCACCTCTTTCATAATAGGCGGCTGACATTATGTTTCCCTCCTTCGTGGCAGCAATACGCACATACTCGTCCAATACTTCCAGAAACCTGTTCTGCCAGGCAGTTTTTACATGATATTGGGTTAACACCATTATGGATGTTTTCCATGTTTGTTGCATTTTCATTGCAGTAGAGATTAAGAAGGCCCATTGTGCCTGACGGGTAAAGTTGCTGATTAATTGTGCGGCAGAGAAATTAGCACAGTAATAGTGACAAGTATTATTTTAATAAGGAAAGGGCGCAAAGAGGGTGTTTTTTTTATTTTAAAAACTTAGTGAAGCGTAGTTTTGTTATGTGCGATTATTTTAATATAATAGCTACTGTCATGAAGAAAAAGGTACTTATTGTAGAAGATGAATTTATTGTAGCAAGTAATTTAAGGCTGGTATTACTGCGATCCGATTATGAAATAATTGGTATAGCTACCTCTGCCGACGAGGCGGAAGCGTATTTACAAAAAAAACTGCCTGATATTGTTTTGCTTGATATCAGCTTACAGGGGGAACGCTCCGGTATTGATATTGCCCGGAAGCTACAATCGAAACGTATCGTATTTATATACCTGTCGGCCAATTCAAGTCAAAGGGTATTGGAAGAGGCAAAGGCAACAGAGCCATATGGATTCCTGGTGAAGCCATTCAGGAAAAAAGACTTATTGATCATGTTAGATATTGCCTGGTATCGTTATGTTAATAGTATTGAAACAAAAACAAACCAGGAAACACTTTTACAGAAGCAACTAACAGCCATCAGTGAAGAAAATATAGATGGTCAGCAACAATTGCTGAAGATGGCCAGAATTATGCAGTCTTATATACCCTTCGATCTTATGATGTCTGGTAGCAGACCTCTTAATACAGCACAATTTAACGATAAGGGATATTTGCGTATCGGGTTTGATGAATACCAGTTTATTGAGGAAACAGCATTGCTTGCCATTACCAATTTGAAGAAAACAGCGTTGTCTGTTATTCTCGCAAACACTCATACGGATATCAATACAATCATTTATAACAGTGAATCAGCCAGAGAGAAGGCGAATATTCCTTCTCTTCAAAAAACATTGACCGAAACGTTCAGTTTACAATCCTATCTGGTGTTTCCTGTTGTTTTAAGCAATGGGCAATTCTTTCACTATTTTTTTTATAGTCGTCAGCAGCATATCCATACCAATGAGCATATTGCTTTACTCAACGATTTGAGAACCTGTTTAGTGGCATTGGCTGAAAAAATAATTTACGGAGCAGCTACGCCAGGTTTGATACAAAAGGTGGGTGTTATAAGAAACCAGCAGGGAGCATCGGTGAATTATCCGGAGTTCCGGGGTGTTATTGGTAATCATCATTTACTGCTGAGCGCGTTGGATCTTGCTGCCCAGGTTGCTCCTTACAATACATCCGTATTAATTCTTGGAGAAAGTGGTACCGGAAAAGAAAAACTAGCCCAGGCCATTCATTTATTATCGCCAAGAAAAAATGCCCCCTACATAAAAGTAAATTGTGCTGCTATTCCGGCTACGTTAATAGAGTCGGAATTGTTTGGTCACGAAAAAGGCGCATTCACTGGCGCCATAGAAAAAAGAAAAGGAAAATTTGAACAGGCTGAGGGAGGAACGATTTTTCTGGATGAGATTGGAGAGCTTTCCCTGGAAATGCAGGTAAAGATTCTGCGTTTTTTACAGGAAAAGGAAATTCAATGCGTAGGCGGTAATTCGCTTATAAAAGTAAATGTTCGGGTGGTAGCTGCTACAAACCGTAATCTTGAGAAGGCGATTGCTGAAGGGAATTTTCGGCTTGATCTGTATTACCGCCTCAATGTTTTTCCTATTACATTGCCTTCATTGAAAGAGCGTAAAAGTGATATAAAAGAGCTGGCTGTTTATTTTGCGGAGAAGTATTGCAGGGAGTTTAATAAACCGTTTTACGGTATTGCTGCCTCTATGATGGAAGAGATGACGGCTTATCACTGGCCGGGAAATATCAGGGAACTGGAGAACGTTATCGAACAGTCGGCCGTTCTCAACGATGGTCAATCGAAATTAGAACTGAAACGAAAGCTTACAGACAGGAATGCTTTACCTGTTTCAAAGGTGATTAAAACATTGGAAGATGTGAAGACCGCTAAGGATGAAACCGAGCGGGAATACATTATTTCGATACTCAGAAAAGCAGATGGCCGTGTCCGTGGTGTAAATG encodes the following:
- a CDS encoding putative quinol monooxygenase, with protein sequence MKMQQTWKTSIMVLTQYHVKTAWQNRFLEVLDEYVRIAATKEGNIMSAAYYERGDACIMWIVERWSSHTFYKQNKKSTDAKAVGAFTKMGLSSPPETTFVKELESFSKEVNQDALTIMLFIDVKAGTEKQFISINRNLAPVLQEAPGVLFYQLSQVINNKTRFVVCKQFRDWDTFRYHLQEPALQPVLIFLQTSIKEPPFEKGYHHLIPFAPQ
- a CDS encoding sigma 54-interacting response regulator, which produces MKKKVLIVEDEFIVASNLRLVLLRSDYEIIGIATSADEAEAYLQKKLPDIVLLDISLQGERSGIDIARKLQSKRIVFIYLSANSSQRVLEEAKATEPYGFLVKPFRKKDLLIMLDIAWYRYVNSIETKTNQETLLQKQLTAISEENIDGQQQLLKMARIMQSYIPFDLMMSGSRPLNTAQFNDKGYLRIGFDEYQFIEETALLAITNLKKTALSVILANTHTDINTIIYNSESAREKANIPSLQKTLTETFSLQSYLVFPVVLSNGQFFHYFFYSRQQHIHTNEHIALLNDLRTCLVALAEKIIYGAATPGLIQKVGVIRNQQGASVNYPEFRGVIGNHHLLLSALDLAAQVAPYNTSVLILGESGTGKEKLAQAIHLLSPRKNAPYIKVNCAAIPATLIESELFGHEKGAFTGAIEKRKGKFEQAEGGTIFLDEIGELSLEMQVKILRFLQEKEIQCVGGNSLIKVNVRVVAATNRNLEKAIAEGNFRLDLYYRLNVFPITLPSLKERKSDIKELAVYFAEKYCREFNKPFYGIAASMMEEMTAYHWPGNIRELENVIEQSAVLNDGQSKLELKRKLTDRNALPVSKVIKTLEDVKTAKDETEREYIISILRKADGRVRGVNGAAQLMDIKPTTLESKMIRLNIRREDL